One Purpureocillium takamizusanense chromosome 1, complete sequence genomic window carries:
- a CDS encoding uncharacterized protein (EggNog:ENOG503NXU1) codes for MKKTLVLCFIHGFKGGEETFGADYQFTRDLRDAVARRLPKVDVRVLVYPRYDTRGDLGQCVSRFRDWLEEKVIDLEVAAGTPSPTVDPSVRTVLIGHSMGGIVAAEMVIALASEKPIYTEDGIQKSEDGGSSGGRPFNALMFPYVQGVLAFDTPYLGISPGVVAHGAEGQYQNYQAAAATLSQLSGLGSTLWGSTSKAAGGAGAGAGAPKAIAAPAKSSSPSPAPSSSSSSSSPWGKWGKVAMFAGAAGAVAAGGAAAWANRDQITTGFTWASSHLEFVGCLARPEELKKRVRGMVRLGEELDVGFANLYTRLGRAAPSKTVSMVGTVLGPDRTFCNLPKKMSAGEWREAVNDKATDETQAHMSMFEPGENPAYEELASDAAGLIEAWSQNEWYESSTQRVDQGSSKAYGEVSLENAWA; via the exons ATGAAGAAGACGCTGGTCCTTTGCTTTATCCACGGCTTCAAG GGTGGCGAGGAGACGTTTGGCGCCGACTACCAGTTCACGCGTGACCTCAGGGATGCAGTCGCGCGCAGGCTGCCCAAGGTGGACGTCCGCGTGCTCGTCTACCCCAGGTACGACACGAGAGGTGATCTGGGGCAATGCGTGAGCCGCTTCCGCGACTG GCTGGAGGAAAAGGTCATTGACCTGGAGGTCGCGGCCGGCACGCCGTCCCCGACGGTGGACCCGTCGGTGCGCACCGTTCTCATCGGGCATTCcatgggcggcatcgtcgctgcCGAAATGGTCATTGCGCTGGCCTCCGAGAAGCCCATCTACACCGAGGACGGCATCCAAAAgtccgaggacggcggcagcagcggtggcAGGCCCTTCAACGCGCTCATGTTCCCGTACGTCCAGGGCGTGCTGGCGTTCGACACGCCGTACCTGGGCATCTCGCCGGGGGTTGTCGCgcacggcgcggagggcCAGTACCAGAACTaccaggccgcggcggcgacgctctCGCAGCTGAGCGGCCTGGGGAGCACCCTTTGGGGGTCGACCAGCAaggcggccggtggcgctggcgctggcgctggcgccccCAAGGCCATCGCGGCACCGGCCaagtcctcgtcgccgtccccggccccttcgtcgtcgtcatcgtcgtcatctccATGGGGCAAATGGGGCAAGGTCGCCATGTTTGCGggcgcagcgggcgccgtcgccgcgggaggGGCAGCCGCGTGGGCGAACCGCGACCAGATCACGACGGGCTTCACGTGGGCGTCGTCCCACCTCGAGTTCGTGGGGTGCCTCGCGCGGCCtgaggagctcaagaagcgGGTGCGCGGCATGGTACgcctgggcgaggagctcgacgtggGCTTCGCCAACCTGTACACGCGCctgggccgggcggcgccgtcaaagACAGTAAGCATGGTCGGGACCGTGCTGGGTCCGGACCGCACGTTCTGCAACCTGCCCAAGAAGATGAGCGCCGGGGAGtggcgcgaggccgtcaatGACAAGGCCACGGACGAGACGCAGGCGCATATGA GCATGTTTGAGCCCGGGGAGAACCCGGCATATGAAGAGCTGGCCAGCGACGCGGCAGGCTTGATCGAAGCATGGTCACAAAACGAATGGTACGAGAGCAGCACGCAAAGGGTCGACCAAGGGAGCAGCAAGGCATATGGTGAAGTGAGCTTGGAGAATGCATGGGCGTAG
- a CDS encoding uncharacterized protein (COG:S~EggNog:ENOG50KOG1812): MNDTVRLPFVSPPPSDSRPRHGLPPCKFFSQGRCRNGSACPFPHPEEDGRTHGGIGPGTTTTTSVSGRPSFTTPPVDTRAQVPCRFLLRGFCVKGERCPFAHDMQQDDTDGVEQDEEDSAPENWCRELRGALVYFGDGAVVTKVSLPSDFSAVRISGLPRDATVSHVVDLITSHGLAVQESCVRISAPMDNASCSADVRVEDPQFSKRLCGKLATNDLDYPKAVSIRAPMPQTTNYRRVDSRKVYCSWHKPSQTVWLNFGSEFIARRVSKGFSAGHFKVLNQEVRCKEPTGPSQPARGGRYARAGRLRYGRSGGNHLAWTVMLFDVPALARPGDITKDICDELAPRHVELGGPSYDVDLTTANTSIESLLLKAGPLERWESGIEGAGKRFKAKAWFVNDADARQAAMSLNNTTLPFNNGKLTVQLVHSARLKVPSRVYNVVEPGINRHEEAWAKQHLVYKAYPPIHGLRVLKLEGEASEDVAKAKATLEEMIDGEVLMKDGKAIWSPSFAVNGQTYEKMKQLEQKLGILIVRDKRRCRLRLLGPRPQCQQAQDALTELSKTDSSSTHVIELNAQQLSRAIKGGYQAIAAAIGRDKVSVDITPGRQRILVMGSERDFKVAQRMLQSGELASQVKQEGDSISDCAICWTEAENPVQTACKHVYCASCFENLCLDGVNSGPPVRCQRHAGDAGTCGEVVSLTELQAHLPSAALEDILEAAFLTHLRHNLNQLKNCPTPDCGQIYRAAKASEHQDSAAGTDESLLFKCPSCVKAVCTACNASHDGQTCAEYHYLASDDYKALKALKAESGIKDCPKCGVMIQKSFGCNHMTCTACNAHICWVCLETFSSGPPVYAHMGQKHGGIGIGYYPGLA, encoded by the exons ATGAATGACACGGTTCGTTTGCCATTCgtcagcccgccgccatcagaTTCGCGGCCCAGGCATGGACTACCCCCCTGCAAGTTCTTTTCCCAAGGTCGTTGCCGTAACGGCAGTGCCTGCCCTTTTCCTCATCCCGAAGAAGATGGAAGAACACACGGTGGTATAGGCCCAGGcactaccactactactagtGTGAGTGGACGTCCTAGCTTCACGACACCACCAGTGGATACGCGCGCGCAGGTCCCCTGTCGGTTCCTCTTACGAGGGTTCTGTGTCAAGGGTGAAAGATGTCCATTTGCACATGACATGCAACAAGATGACACAGATGGGGTAGAGCAAGATGAG GAAGACTCAGCGCCCGAGAACTGGTGTCGGGAGCTCAGAGGCGCCTTGGTCTACTTCGGAGATGGAGCCGTTGTGACCAAGGTGAGCCTCCCTTCTGACTTCTCTGCAGTTCGCATCAGCGGCCTACCTCGGGATGCGACCGTAAgccacgtcgtcgaccttATCACATCTCACGGTCTCGCCGTGCAGGAAAGCTGCGTCCGCATTTCGGCACCGATGGATAATGCTTCGTGCAGTGCCGATGTGAGGGTTGAAGATCCTCAGTTCTCGAAACGCCTTTGTGGCAAATTAGCCACAAATGATCTCGATTATCCCAAAGCTGTGTCGATCAGGGCCCCGATGCCCCAGACGACCAATTACCGACGTGTCGACTCGAGAAAGGTGTATTGCTCGTGGCACAAACCAAGCCAAACCGTGTGGTTGAACTTTGGTAGTGAATTCATTGCCAGACGCGTCAGCAAGGGATTCTCAGCTGGTCACTTCAAAGTTCTAAACCAAGAGGTTCGGTGCAAGGAGCCCACCGGTCCCTCCCAGCCTGCACGCGGCGGAAGATATGCACGCGCTGGGAGGCTTCGATACGGCAGAAGTGGTGGGAACCATTTGGCGTGGACTGTAATGCTTTTCGACGTTCCGGCACTGGCCCGGCCAGGGGATATCACAAAAGATATTTGCGACGAATTGGCCCCGCGCCACGTAGAGTTGGGCGGGCCGAGCTACGACGTCGATCTAACAACGGCAAATACGTCGATTGAGTCGTTGTTGCTCAAAGCTGGGCCGCTGGAGCGGTGGGAGAGTGGCATAGAAGGAGCCGGGAAGCGTTTCAAAGCTAAGGCTTGGTTTGTGAACGACGCCGATGCGAGGCAGGCCGCCATGTCACTCAACAATACGACGCTGCCATTCAACAATGGCAAGCTGACAGTGCAGCTCGTTCACTCGGCGAGGCTCAAGGTCCCCAGTCGCGTCTACAACGTCGTTGAACCAGGTATAAACAGGCATGAGGAAGCCTGGGCAAAGCAGCATCTGGTCTACAAAGCATATCCCCCTATCCACGGTCTTCGGGTCCTAAAACTCGAAGGTGAAGCCAGTGAGGATGTGGCTAAAGCCAAGGCCACACTGGAGGAGATGATTGATGGAGAGGTGCTGATGAAGGACGGGAAAGCCATATGGTCTCCGTCCTTTGCTGTCAACGGCCAGACTTATGAGAAGAtgaagcagctcgagcagaAACTTGGCATTCTCATTGTCCGCGACAAGCGCAGATGTCGGCTCCGACTCCTGGGTCCTCGGCCGCAGTGCCAACAGGCACAAGATGCGCTGACTGAGCTTTCCAAGACTGACTCATCTTCGACCCATGTGATTGAACTCAATGCGCAACAACTTTCCCGCGCCATCAAGGGTGGTTATcaagccatcgccgcggccattGGAAGAGACAAAGTCAGCGTGGACATCACTCCTGGCCGCCAACGTATTTTAGTGATGGGATCCGAACGCGATTTTAAAGTTGCGCAGCGAATGCTCCAGAGCGGGGAACTGGCATCCCAGGTGAAGCAAGAGGGCGATTCGATCAGCGACTGCGCCATCTGCTGGACGGAAGCCGAGAACCCGGTACAGACGGCCTGCAAGCATGTCTACTGCGCCAGCTGCTTCGAGAACCTctgccttgacggcgtcaaCTCCGGTCCGCCTGTCCGGTGCCAACGCCatgctggcgatgctggcACGTGCGGCGAGGTGGTTTCGCTGACCGAGCTTCAGGCGCACCTCCCATCCGCGGCCTTGGAAGATATACTGGAGGCTGCTTTCTTAACTCACCTCAGACACAATCTCAACCAGCTGAAGAACTGCCCCACTCCCGATTGCGGGCAAATCTATCGCGCGGCGAAGGCATCGGAACACCAAGACAGCGCAGCTGGCACGGATGAGAGCCTCTTATTCAAATGCCCCTCCTGTGTCAAGGCCGTATGCACGGCATGCAACGCCTCACATGACGGTCAGACCTGTGCCGAATACCACTACCTCGCATCCGACGATTACAAGGCACTGAAAGCTCTCAAGGCGGAATCCGGCATCAAAGACTGTCCAAAATGCGGGGTCATGATACAAAAGTCTTTCGGATGCAATCATATGACTTGTACCGCTTGTAATGCCCATATTTGCTGGGTGTGCTTGGAGACGTTCTCTTCGGGACCTCCCGTGTACGCTCATATGGGGCAGAAGCATGGCGGAATCGGCATCGGCTACTATCCAGGATTGGCTTAG
- a CDS encoding uncharacterized protein (COG:S~EggNog:ENOG503NV0U): MASDDDFEIEVPELSADDPMRAFLPTAFGKQTREANIAAQIDRSKRVVDEGPASQAATQGSGIQINESGAKLGSSSSDDSDSSDGGDDDEEFPVSHELVLKTQTRAVTTVSLDPAGGRLATASLDCNINLHDFASMTPTTLRAFRTVDAYESKRSAASSESHPVHHVEFNPLSGSVFLCVSAHPQAKILSRDGDILTEFVKGDMYLRDMHNTKGHISEITTGTWHPTDRNICVTAGTDSTLRVWDVNNKRSQKEVVVFKSKAAGSAGRTKMTAVAWGGAASGGSNVLVTAALDGTLILYGGNGPFSRPAGEIRDAHKPQTWTGGIDVSSDGRMVVTRGGDDLIKLWDTRKFTKPLVTVSHHSTSDHYPTSNIRYAPNSTSIITGSATGHLHILNPGNLRAEHVTPITPGSALIAVNWHPKINQIITGSANAETHVLYSPTLSSRGAVEVMSRAPKKRHIDDNPEFTMDQSVGISGDTIVTPGNLAGSRKAGVTGTGRSKDPRRPHVPQQTPFQKSQPDEKHVAENIPLARMLHEDPREALLKYADKAQNDPMFTKAWSRTQPQTQYAELSDDDEEPDKKKVKR, translated from the coding sequence atggcgagcgacgacgattTCGAGATCGAGGTCCCCGAACTGTCCGCCGACGATCCCATGAGGGCGTTCCTGCCCACCGCCTTTGGGAAGCAAACTAGAGAAGCCAATATTGCCGCCCAAATTGACCGCAGCAAGCGCGTTGTGGACGAAGGACCAGCTTCCCAGGCGGCGACCCAAGGCAGTGGAATCCAAATAAACGAGTCCGGCGCCAAATTaggctcgagctcgagcgaTGATTCCGATTCTtctgatggcggcgacgacgacgaggagttCCCCGTGTCGCATGAGCTGGTATTGAAAACGCAAACTCGGGCAGTGACCACAGTCTCCCTGGACCCCGCTGGAGGAAGATTAGCTACTGCCTCGCTCGACTGCAACATTAATCTCCATGATTTTGCATCCATGACGCCGACAACGCTGCGCGCGTTCAGGACTGTCGATGCGTACGAGTCGAagcgctcggcggcgtcatcggaGTCGCACCCCGTTCACCATGTTGAATTCAACCCGCTCTCTGGCAGTGTCTTCCTATGCGTGTCGGCCCATCCGCAAGCCAAGATTTTgtcgcgcgacggcgacatcttGACCGAGTTCGTCAAGGGCGACATGTATCTCCGGGATATGCACAATACGAAAGGTCATATTTCGGAGATAACCACAGGCACGTGGCATCCGACAGATAGGAACATCTGTGTCACAGCTGGTACAGACAGCACCCTGCGGGTCTGGGATGTCAACAACAAGCGTTCGCAGAAGGAGGTCGTTGTGTTTAAGTCCAAGGCTGCTGGATCAGCCGGCCGCACTAAGATGACTGCCGTTGCTTGGGGTGGAGCGGCATCAGGAGGAAGCAATGTTCTGGTCACGGCCGCCCTAGACGGAACATTGATCTTgtacggcggcaacggcccATTTTCGAGGCCGGCAGGCGAGATCCGCGACGCACATAAGCCTCAGACTTGGACTGGCGGCATCGATGTTTCCTCTGACGGTCGCATGGTTGTCACGAGAGGCGGAGACGACCTGATCAAGCTCTGGGACACGCGAAAGTTCACCAAACCGCTGGTGACTGTTTCGCACCATTCAACTTCCGACCACTATCCGACAAGCAACATTCGCTACGCGCCCAACTCGACTAGTATCATCACTGGGTCAGCGACGGGTCACCTCCACATCCTCAACCCGGGCAACCTTCGCGCCGAACATGTCACTCCAATCACACCGGGCTCCGCTCTAATAGCTGTCAATTGGCACCCAAAAATCAACCAGATCATTACAGGTTCCGCCAATGCCGAGACCCATGTCCTCTATAGTCCGACTTTGTCGAGTCGAGGAGCGGTTGAAGTCATGTCTAGGGCGCCGAAGAAGCGCCACATCGACGACAACCCAGAGTTCACGATGGACCAGTCTGTTGGCATCTCAGGAGACACCATTGTAACCCCTGGCAACCTGGCAGGGTCGCGAAAGGCTGGGGTTACGGGCACAGGGCGCTCCAAGGATCCAAGGCGGCCACACGTCCCACAACAAACACCATTTCAGAAATCACAACCGGACGAAAAGCATGTAGCCGAGAATATTCCTCTCGCGCGAATGCTGCACGAGGACCCtcgcgaggcgctgctcaaATACGCGGACAAGGCTCAGAATGACCCGATGTTCACCAAGGCCTGGAGCAGAACGCAGCCGCAAACGCAGTACGCGGAGCTcagtgatgacgacgaagagccAGATAAGAAGAAAGTGAAGAGATAA
- the SNF2 gene encoding transcriptional regulator (COG:B~COG:K~EggNog:ENOG503NX7W) encodes MASVQAPPAVQHPGAPMAAGATKQQAEEVFRKLKQMKEQGVPPTDPEYIKASHFLMSFQQQHSMRRNQQQFMQQQQQQQQQQQQQRQQQQQQQQMPNGPNGTVNGMQSARPQQGTPQSQQQTATSQGTTAAPSQNSSVTAGPTPAPGSSSQFSQQQLALLRQQIHAFKLLTKNAGVSAQLQQAIFNQRQRRQAVSTESAQTTPVKTSQPGQEPSKPPTAGPDTTPQDDSSSLPKPHMYKTVKSPYGTSMIRPTIKYIDHAERKNRWFIPGVFPTGVDFDHLRYEREVVVFNRMSQRYAELKNLPANLAHWDSTKETLEADDSLKLKAIIEMKGLGLYAKQRALRDKIGRQMMHYDNLAMTTNRSLYRRMKKQNVREARITEKLEKQQRDARENREKKKHVDFLRAICHHRSEIHEAANTQRTKSHKLSRLMYAQHFNIEKEEQKRIERTAKQRLQALKANDEEAYLKLLDQAKDTRITHLLRQTDGFLHQLASSVKAQQRQAAEAYGDDSENFVEEESDNEDEESSKKIDYYAVAHRIREDVTEQANILVGGSLKEYQLKGLQWMLSLYNNNLNGILADEMGLGKTIQTISLITYLIERKQQSGPYLVIVPLSTLTNWNLEFEKWAPSVSRIVYKGPPNARKQQQEKIRQGRFQVLLTTYEYIIKDRPILSKIKWFHMIIDEGHRMKNTNSKLSATIQQYYSTRFRLILTGTPLQNNLAELWAMLNFVLPNIFKSVKTFDEWFNTPFANTGGQDKMELTEEEQILVIRRLHKVLRPFLLRRLKKDVEKDLPDKTEKVIKCKFSALQSKLYKQMVTHNKLVVSDGKGGKTNARGLSNMIMQLRKLCNHPFVFDEVENVMNPMSISNDLLWRTAGKFELLDRILPKYHATGHRVLMFFQMTAIMDIMEDYLRYRKMEYLRLDGTTKSDERSDLLREFNAPDSKYFMFLLSTRAGGLGLNLQTADTVIIYDSDWNPHQDLQAQDRAHRIGQKNEVRILRLISSNSVEEKILERARFKLDMDGKVIQAGRFDNKSSETDRDAMLRTLLETADMAESGEQDEMEDDELNMMLARSDDELGVFQKIDEERAKDPVYGAVAGAKAKPRLMGEEELPDIYLHEGNPIEEESEEVILGRGARERTRVRYDDGLTEEQWLMAVDDDEDSPEAAAARKQARKDKREANRLKKMTVSNAADESPSASRASTEEIETPKKRGRKPGSKNEKRKAEDGEEEPPAKKRRGPQGRPSKVGLNNADSKLSPQQRDILQKSLRSLYDALMTLEVDDIEPPAEDDESDAGKRLVIGPFIKLPPKRDYADYYVIIQNPICMNNINTRIKKEEYSSLGDMRKDFDLMIKNCQTYNEDGSILYQDAKTMDEFFTTKYREELEAHPELQELESGGKAGSAAPSGNGGTPQPSGTRIKIISSSAREAAAAAAANGSKTNGQSDEE; translated from the exons ATGGCGTCGGTGCAGGCTCCGCCAGCGGTGCAGCACCCTGGCGCGCCCATGGCTGCCGGCGCGACTAAACAACAGGCCGAAGAGGTCTTCAGG AAATTGAAGCAGATGAAGGAACAGGGTGTCCCTCCCACCGACCCCGAGTACATCAAGGCTTCTCATTTCCTGATGAGcttccagcagcagcactccATGCGCCGGAATCAGCAGCAATttatgcagcagcagcaacaacaacaacaacaacagcaacaacagcgccagcagcagcagcagcagcagcagatgccaAACGGGCCAAACGGCACGGTCAATGGTATGCAGTCTGCGCGACCCCAGCAAGGCACGCCGCAGTCTCAACAACAAACTGCCACATCTCAAGGCACCACTGCGGCACCAAGTCAGAACTCTTCGGTCACCGCCGGGCCCACCCCTGCGCCAGGCTCGTCTAGCCAAttcagccagcagcagcttgctcTGCTGAGGCAGCAGATACACGCTTTCAAGCTGCTCACTAAAAACGCGGGAGTTTCTGCCCAGCTTCAACAAGCCATCTTTAACCAGCGGCAACGAAGACAAGCTGTGTCTACGGAGTCAGCGCAGACAACACCAGTCAAGACTTCGCAGCCTGGCCAAGAGCCCTCGAAACCGCCCACCGCGGGTCCAGACACGACACCCCAAGACGATTCTTCGTCACTCCCCAAGCCGCACATGTATAAGACGGTCAAGTCGCCGTACGGCACGAGCATGATCCGGCCGACCATCAAATATATAGACCATGCCGAGCGCAAGAACCGATGGTTCATTCCCGGCGTCTTCCCGACCGGAGTCGATTTTGATCATCTCCGTTATGAGCGAGAAGTCGTCGTGTTCAACCGCATGAGCCAACGCTATGCGGAGCTTAAGAATTTGCCTGCCAACCTCGCGCACTGGGACTCAACGAAGGAGACACTCGAAGCGGACGACTCGCtgaagctcaaggccataATCGAGATGAAGGGCCTGGGGTTGTACGCCAAACAGCGCGCCCTGCGCGACAAGATTGGCCGCCAGATGATGCATTACGACAATCTCGCCATGACCACCAACCGCTCCTTGTATCGTCGCATGAAGAAGCAGAACGTTCGTGAGGCTCGCATCACAgagaagctggagaagcagcagcgtgaTGCCCGCGAGAACCGTGAGAAAAAGAAACACGTCGACTTTCTCCGGGCCATCTGCCATCACCGTTCCGAGATTCACGAGGCCGCCAACACCCAGCGCACCAAGTCTCACAAACTCAGCCGCCTCATGTACGCCCAGCACTTCAAcatcgagaaggaggagcaaaAGCGCATCGAGAGGACCGCCAAGCAGCGTCTGCAGGCCCTCAAggccaacgacgaggaggcgtacctcaagctgctcgaccagGCCAAAGATACCCGTATCACCCACCTTCTTCGCCAGACAGATGGTTTTCTGCACCAGCTTGCGTCCTCCGTCAAGGCTCAGCAACGCCAAGCTGCTGAAGCCTATGGAGATGACTCGGAGAACtttgtcgaggaggagagtgacaacgaagacgaggagagcAGCAAAAAGATTGACTACTATGCAGTGGCTCATCGCATCCGTGAAGATGTCACGGAGCAGGCCAACATCCTTGTTGGTGGTTCTCTCAAGGAGTACCAGCTCAAGGGTCTTCAGTGGATGCTGTCGCTTTACAACAACAACCTTAACGGTATCCTGGCCGACGAAATGGGTCTCGGCAAGACTATCCAGACAATTAGCTTGATTACGTATCTCATTGAGCGGAAGCAGCAAAGTGGACCGTACCTCGTCATTGTGCCTCTCAGCACGCTGACCAATTGGAACCTCGAGTTTGAGAAGTGGGCGCCGTCGGTCTCGAGGATTGTATACAAGGGTCCGCCCAATGCTcgaaagcagcagcaggaaaaGATTCGCCAGGGCCGATTCCAAGTGCTGCTGACGACATACGAGTACATCATCAAGGATCGTCCGATCCTCAGCAAGATCAAGTGGTTCCACATGATCATCGACGAAGGCCATCGCATGAAGAACACAAACTCGAAGCTCAGTGCGACGATCCAGCAGTACTACTCGACGCGCTTCCGGCTTATTCTCACCGGTACCCCGCTGCAGAATAACCTTGCCGAACTGTGGGCCATGCTCAACTTCGTCCTGCCCAACATCTTCAAGTCTGTCAAGACGTTCGACGAGTGGTTTAACACTCCGTTCGCCAATACGGGTGGCCAGGACAAGATGGAGCTCACTGAAGAAGAGCAGATTCTTGTCATTCGACGTCTGCACAAGGTGTTGCGACCATTCCTGCTGCGTCGTCTCAAGAAGGATGTGGAAAAGGATTTGCCCGACAAGACGGAAAAGGTTATCAAGTGCAAGTTCTCTGCTCTGCAGTCGAAGCTTTACAAGCAAATGGTCACGCACAACAAGCTCGTGGTGagcgacggcaagggcggcaagacgaATGCTCGTGGTCTGAGCAACATGATTATGCAGCTGCGAAAGCTCTGCAATCACCCATTCGTTTTCGACGAGGTGGAGAACGTCATGAATCCCATGAGCATAAGCAACGATTTGCTCTGGAGGACGGCTGGCAAGTTTGAGCTGCTGGACCGTATCCTGCCCAAGTACCACGCGACCGGACATAGAGTTCTGATGTTCTTCCAAATGACGGCCATCATGGACATCATGGAAGACTACCTACGCTACAGGAAGATGGAGTACCTCCGTCTGGATGGTACGACCAAGTCAGACGAGCGGTCCGACCTCCTACGAGAATTCAACGCACCAGACTCCAAATACTTCATGTTCTTGCTGTCGACGCGCGCTGGTGGTCTTGGTCTCAACTTGCAGACTGCTGACACCGTCATCATCTACGACTCGGACTGGAACCCCCACCAGGACTTGCAGGCGCAGGATCGTGCCCACCGTATCGGACAGAAGAACGAAGTGCGAATTCTGCGTCTCATCAGCTCCAATTCGGTTGAAGAAAAGATTCTCGAGCGTGCAAGGTTCAAGTTGGACATGGATGGCAAGGTCATTCAGGCCGGTCGGTTTGATAACAAGTCTTCCGAAACGGATCGCGACGCCATGCTTCGAACGCTCTTGGAGACAGCTGACATGGCCGAGTCGGGCGAACAGGACGAGATGGAAGATGACGAGCTCAATATGATGCTTGCTCGTAGCGATGATGAGCTGGGCGTCTTCCAGAAGATtgacgaggagcgggcgAAGGATCCCGTTTATGGCGCTGTTGCCggggccaaggccaagcctCGTCTCAtgggcgaggaagagctcCCTGACATCTACCTCCACGAAGGCAATcccatcgaggaggagagcgaggaAGTCATTCTCGGACGTGGTGCTCGCGAGCGCACTAGGGTGCGATACGATGACGGCCTGACAGAAGAGCAGTGGCTGATGGCggttgatgacgacgaggattccccggaggcggctgccgctCGAAAGCAAGCTCGCAAGGACAAGCGCGAGGCTAACAGGCTGAAGAAGATGACCGTGTCGAATGCGGCGGACGAATCACCCTCAGCGAGCCGCGCCAGCACCGAGGAGATTGAAACCCCCAAGAAACGCGGGCGCAAACCGGGCAGCAAGAATGAAAAGCGCAAGGcggaggatggcgaggaagaaccgccggccaagaagcgcaggGGTCCTCAAGGGCGGCCCAGCAAGGTCGGCCTGAACAACGCCGACTCGAAACTTagcccgcagcagcgagaCATCCTGCAGAAGAGCCTCCGGAGTCTGTACGACGCGCTGATGACCCTAGAGGTGGACGACAtcgagccgcccgcggaagacgacgagtCAGACGCCGGGAAGCGGCTGGTCATCGGCCCGTTCATCAAGCTGCCACCAAAGCGCGACTACGCCGACTACTATGTTATCATCCAGAACCCCATTTGCATGAACAACATCAATACCCGCATCAAAAAGGAGGAGTATTCTAGCCTGGGAGACATGCGCAAGGACTTTGACCTCATGATCAAGAACTGCCAAACATACAATGAGGACGGGAGCATCCTTTACCAGGATGCCAAGACTATGGAT GAGTTCTTCACGACCAAGTATCGCGAAGAGCTGGAAGCGCACCCCGAGCTTCAGGAGCTTGAGAGTGGAGGTAAGGCGGGGtctgccgcgccgtcgggcaACGGAGGCACACCGCAGCCCAGTGGGACGCGGATCAAGATCATCTCGAGCAGTGctcgcgaggcggcggcagcggcagcggccaacGGCTCCAAAACGAACGGCCAAAGCGACGAGGAATGA
- a CDS encoding Very-long-chain (3R)-3-hydroxyacyl-CoA dehydratase (EggNog:ENOG503P25I~TransMembrane:6 (i21-44o64-85i97-115o127-147i154-172o184-201i)~COG:I), producing MASKTSSKPAATKPPASPVKTAYLVLYNFASAVAWSVVLGRVLAVCALRGPQFAYAAAGEWTKWTQTAAALEVAHSLLGVVRAPLFTTLTQVSSRFLLVWAIVDSFPFLATSPLYSSMLVAWSVTEVIRYSFFALSLSGWQPAALTWLRYNTFFVLYPIGITSECALIYLATVPAAMRNPVEPYILYAALAIYVPGSYMLYTHMISQRRKVLRAQKARAGKAQ from the exons ATGGCGTCCAAGACCTCTTCCAAGCCCGCGGCCACCaagccgccggcctcgcccgtcaaGACGGCATACTTGGTGCTCTACAACTTCGCATCGGCCGTCGCGTGGagcgtcgtcctcggccgcgtcctcgccgtctgcgcACTTCGCGGGCCGCAGTTCGCCtacgccgctgccggcgagTGGACCAAGTGgacgcagacggcggccgccctggAGGTTGCGCACTCGCTGCTCG GCGTCGTTCGCGCTCCACTCTTTACCACTCTGACGCAAGTCTCGTCgcgcttcctcctcgtctgggCCATTGTCGACTCCTTCCCCTTCCTCGCCACCTCGCCCTTGTACTCGTCCATGCTCGTTGCCTGGTCCGTCACCGAGGTCATCCGCTACTCCTTCTTTGCCCTCTCCCTGTCCGGCtggcagcccgccgccctgaccTGGCTGCGCTACAACACCTTCTTCGTTCTCTACCCCATCGGCATCACCAGCGAGTGCGCCCTCATATACCTTGCCACAGTACCCGCAGCGATGCGCAACCCCGTCGAGCCGTACATTCTCTatgccgccttggccatctATGTTCCTG GCTCCTACATGCTCTACACGCACATGATATCCCAGCGGAGAAAGGTTCTACGTGCTCAAAAGGCTCGGGCCGGCAAAGCGCAGTAA